In Nocardia sp. NBC_01327, the genomic stretch GGCCGCGCTGGGATGACGGGGAGTGCGCTCGCCGGATGCCGGGAGTCAACACCGCCTCGATAGGGCGGGCTGCCAGGTAGGGCTGCGGCGGGGCCTGGTTCACTGGACGCCGTGTGTGCTGAAGGTCCGATCGCCCCTGATGAATGTCTGAGCGTCTACGACGCCATCCGCCTGCGCCGCGATGTGCGCGCGGAGTTCACCGGAGAGGTCGTGGACGACACCACGCTGTTGCGGATTCTCGACGCCGCGCATCGGGCGCCCAGCGTCGGCAATTCGATGCCGTGGGATTTCATCGTCATTCGTGATCCGGCCATGCTGTCGAAGTTCGCCGATCATGTCGCCGGCAAGCGCCGCGAATTCCAGGAGGCGCTGCCTTCGGACCGCTCCGAGACCTTCACTCCGATCAAGATCGAGGGCATTACCGAATCCGGCACCGGGATTGTGGTCACCCACAATCAGGCGCGCGGCGGCACCCATGTGCTGGGCCGTGCGACGGTTCCCGAAACCGGCATCTACTCCACCATTCTGGCGATACAGAACCTCTGGCTGGCCGCCACCGCCGAGGGCGTGGGCGTCGGCTGGGTGAGTTTCTACGACACCCCGGTTCTCGCCGATCTGCTCGATCTGCCCGACCACATCAAACCGGTCGCCTGGCTCTGTGTCGGCCCCGTCGACGAATTCCAGCAGATCCCCGATCTGGAACGCTTCGGCTGGCGCACCCGCCGCCCCCTCGAAGCCGCTGTCCACTGGGAGCGCTTCACCCCGGCCGAATCCGCCGAATAGCCTAAACCCCCGCGCCCGCACGGGCATTCGGGGGTTTCGAGTGCGAGGCCGCATGCTCGCCACACGCGGTGACCGAGAATCAGTGCGCGCCTGCGGCATAGGCCGAGCCCGCGCCCACCGCGGCGCCGATGCCCGCACCGATCGCCGCGCCACCCGCTGCGCCGATCGCGACCGGGATGGCTTCACCGGCGGCGAAACCGAGCGCGCCACCGGCGACCGTGCCGACGGGAACGCCCGCGGCTTCACCGAGGGCCGCACCGACTCCGGCGCCGACACCGACTCCTGCCGCGCCACCGACAATGGCTCCGGCGACGACGCCCGCGGGGCCCGTGGGGATGCCCGCGATGCCACCGGCGACCACGCCGGGGAGCGCTCCGGCAACACCACCGACGACGGTGCCCGCGGCCGGGCCGACAACGGCTCCGGCTGCGGCGCCCACGGGAGCGCCGATCGCGGCGCCGACCACACCGGCCGGGAGTCCGACGACGCCACCGGCGACGCCGCCCGCGACCGCACCGGCACCCGCGCCGATGAGCGCGCCGGTACCGGCGGCCGCGCCCATGCTGTTCAGGGTCTGGACCGGAATACCGGTGGTGGGATCACGCGGAATGTCGCTGATCGCGGCGGCGGGCTGCGGCTGGTCGGCGGTCGCGGCATTCGCGGTGCCGGCGCCCGCGAGGATCACGCCGGCGGCGACGGGAAGAGCGATGACACTGGTGTAGAGAGCCTTGCTGATACGCACGTCCATCAATCCTTCTGCATCCGAGGGTGGTCGTCGTCTTTGGAGGGTGACCACCTGGTCAATTGATCAGTTTCAACTCAGAAACTATTGAAATACCGCTTGACCAGCCATGATGTGGACCACAAAGCCTTCCGACTCACCGATTCGGATAATTGCGTCACGCAACACAATCCGCCCGGAAGTGATCCGGGGCATAACCGCCCGATCAGCGTGCGAGGACCGGTGCGGCAGACCGAGTAGCGGTCGGTTGGGCAACGAGTTCGGCGGCCGGGGTTTCGCGGAGGCGGCTGGTCAAAGCCAGGGCGAGCGCTGCCAGGACCGCAGCGGCGATGAAGACGATGTCGATGCCCGAGGTGAAGGCGTTCAGCGCCTGCTGGTGAGCCGCCGAGGTCAGGGTGCCGAGGGCCGACATGCTCACGCCGGGGTCATCGGCGGCGAAGCAGGTATTGAGCAGCGATCCGGCGGCGGCCGCACCGACCGCACCGCCGAGCGACTGGAAGAAGCGGATGCCGGTGGTGGCCACGCCGAGCTGGTGACGCGGGACGGCACTCTGCACGACGGTGATGAGCTTGCCCAGCAGCTGGCCGAATCCGAGCCCCAGTACCACCAGTTCGCCGCGAATAAGCCAGAGCGAGGTGTGGTCGCCGGTGGTCGCCAGCCCCGCCAAAGCGATTGTCAGGAAAGCGGTTCCGATGATCATCGAGGTGCGGGTGGCGAAACCGAGCTTGTCGCCGAGCAGACCGGACACCATCAGTCCAGCGGCCATGAAGGCCAGGTATACACCGGCATCGGTGGCGCTGATGCCCCGGGCGATCTGCAGATAGACCATCAGATTGATCATGGCGCCGGTCATGACGATGCCGATCAGGCCCTGAATGACGTAGCCGAGCCGCACGGCCCGCAGGCGGAACAGCGCCAGCGGCAGGATCGGGTGCGCCGCGGTGGCCTGCCGCCAGAGGAACAGGGCCAGGCACAGGACCGATGCCGCAAGCAGTTCGATGATCACCGGCGAGGTCCAGCTGTACTGCGTGCCACCCCATTCGCAGGCCATCAGCAGGGCGCCGGCGAATCCGGCGACCAGTGCTGCGCCGAGCAGATCGAGCGAGGTCTTGGCGGTGTGAACAGGAAGGCGCACAGCCCAGAGCAGACCGGCGACGATCGCCAGGCCGAGCGGCAGATTGATATAGAAGATCCAGCGCCAGTTGCCACTGTCGGCGAACAGCCCGCCCACCAGCGGCCCGATGGCCATACCGAATCCGGCCATCAGCCCGGCCATCGCGCCGGGGCCCTTGCCCTTGCCGCCGCCCATGACATGGAACATCAGCACCATGGTGACGCTCATCAGTCCGCCCGCGCCGACGCCCTGCAGCATCCGGAAGGCGATCAGTTCGGTCATGGTGGTGGCCGCGCCGCAGAGCGCGGAACCGGCCATGAAGACGGTGAGCGCGGCGATGAGCACCCGCTTCGGCCCGAACAGATCGCAGAGACGGCCGTAGAGCGGCAGCATCACCGTCGCGGCCAGGGTGAATCCGGCGACCAGCCAGGTCACCTGGTTGATGCCGTTGATCGGATCGAGGTCTCGGACGATCGGGACGATGGCCGCGGAGACGATATTTCCGTCCAGGATCGCCAGGATCATCGTCAGCAGGCAGAGGATCTTGGCGATGCCGGTCTGCAAGGGAGACATGGGCTTTGCCGTATCGGCAGGTGCGGTGTTCGTGCTCATGGCCAGAACGATAAGCCCGATTTGTTGACCGGGTCAATACTTTATCCAGGATCAATTTTCATCCTGGTATAGTTCCGCCCATGACCGAGGAACTCAGCCTGCGGGAGCGCAAGAAGATCGATACCGCGCGGGCACTCTGGCGGGCCGCCATGGCCTTGTTCGTGGAGCGCGGCTTCGACAATGTCTCCGTCGCGGAGATCGCCGCCGCGGTGAACGTGTCGAAGATGACGGTGTTCAACTACTTCGGCACCAAGGAGGACCTGGTCCTCACTCCGATGGAGGAGCATGTCGGCGAGCCCGCCGCCGTCGTGCGGGAGCGGGCCGTCGGCGAATCGGCCGTGGCCGCGGTGCGCCGCCAATTCCGTTCAGGGCTGACGGCTTTCGATCCGGCGACCGGCCTCAGCAATATGGCCGGCATCGTCGACGTACAGCGCCTGGTCCGCGCGACGCCGGCACTGGCCCAGCGCGTGGCCACCTTCCGGGAGCGGTCGGAGGATCTGCTCGCCACCGAACTCATCACGCAGACCGGCGATCCGGGTCTCACCCCCCGACTCGCGGCGGCGCAAATCATCGCCGTCCGGCACACGCTGATCGCCGAGAACAACCGGCGCATGCTGGCAGGAGCCGACCCGAAGTCCGTACTGCCCGACGCGCTCGCCCACGCCGAGCACGCCTTCGACCTACTCGAACGCGGACTGGGCGATTACTGCACGCGCACAGCCCCACCCGCATAAGACACACCCGTAGCGCACCCGGGCACGGTCACACCCTGCCGGGCACCCGGGCATGACCACACCCTGCCGGGCACCCGGGCGTGGCCACACCCGTATCGGGCATCCGGGGGGTGGCCGCACCCACGCAGGCGCGGGTGCGGCGAGCTCGAGCGGCGCGATTTTCACCGCTGCGGGGCGGAGGGAAAAACGGCCCGCAGCATGCTGATTCGCATGCTGCGGGCCGAAAAAACCTGGTAGGGGGCTAGACGCGTTCGAGGACTGCGGAGGCGCCGATGCCGCCCGCGGCGCAGATGCCGAGGAGGGCGGTGGACTTGCCGGTGCGTGCGAGTTCGTTCGCCATGGTGGTGACCATGCGGGCGCCGGTCGCGCCGAAGGGGTGGCCGAGGGAGACCGAGCCGCCGTGCACATTCAAGGTGGCGGGGTCGATTTCGCCGACGGCCGTGTCGCGGTCGAGGCGGGTCTTGGCCCATTCGTCGCTGGCCAGGGCCGAGACGACGGACAGGGTCTGGGCGGCGAAGGCCTCGTGGATATCGACGAAATCGATATCCGCCAGGGACAATCCGGCCTTGTCCAGGGCGCGCGGCATGGAGATGGCGGGGCCGATGAGGACCTGATCGCGCGGGTCCACGCTGACGAAACTCCAGGAGCGGAAGGCCGCCAGGGGCTCGAAGCCGAGGGCGCGGGCCTTCTCCTCGCTCATGAGCAGGACCGCGGAGCCGCCGTCGGTGAGCGGGCTGGCATTGCCCGCGGTGACGGTGCCGCCCTTGGCGAAAACCGGTGCGAGCGTGGACAGTTTCCCGACGCTGGTGCCGGGGCGAACCAGACCGTCGCGATCGACGACCTTGCCCTCGGGGGTGGTCACCGACAGCACTTCGCTGTCGAATCGCCCGGATTCGATGGCCGCGGCGGCGCGGTGATGCGAGCGGGCGGCGAACTCGTCCTGTGCGGCGCGCGAAATGCCGTGGATGCGCGCCATTTTCTCGGCGGATTCA encodes the following:
- the bluB gene encoding 5,6-dimethylbenzimidazole synthase, translated to MSVYDAIRLRRDVRAEFTGEVVDDTTLLRILDAAHRAPSVGNSMPWDFIVIRDPAMLSKFADHVAGKRREFQEALPSDRSETFTPIKIEGITESGTGIVVTHNQARGGTHVLGRATVPETGIYSTILAIQNLWLAATAEGVGVGWVSFYDTPVLADLLDLPDHIKPVAWLCVGPVDEFQQIPDLERFGWRTRRPLEAAVHWERFTPAESAE
- a CDS encoding MFS transporter, translating into MSTNTAPADTAKPMSPLQTGIAKILCLLTMILAILDGNIVSAAIVPIVRDLDPINGINQVTWLVAGFTLAATVMLPLYGRLCDLFGPKRVLIAALTVFMAGSALCGAATTMTELIAFRMLQGVGAGGLMSVTMVLMFHVMGGGKGKGPGAMAGLMAGFGMAIGPLVGGLFADSGNWRWIFYINLPLGLAIVAGLLWAVRLPVHTAKTSLDLLGAALVAGFAGALLMACEWGGTQYSWTSPVIIELLAASVLCLALFLWRQATAAHPILPLALFRLRAVRLGYVIQGLIGIVMTGAMINLMVYLQIARGISATDAGVYLAFMAAGLMVSGLLGDKLGFATRTSMIIGTAFLTIALAGLATTGDHTSLWLIRGELVVLGLGFGQLLGKLITVVQSAVPRHQLGVATTGIRFFQSLGGAVGAAAAGSLLNTCFAADDPGVSMSALGTLTSAAHQQALNAFTSGIDIVFIAAAVLAALALALTSRLRETPAAELVAQPTATRSAAPVLAR
- a CDS encoding TetR/AcrR family transcriptional regulator produces the protein MTEELSLRERKKIDTARALWRAAMALFVERGFDNVSVAEIAAAVNVSKMTVFNYFGTKEDLVLTPMEEHVGEPAAVVRERAVGESAVAAVRRQFRSGLTAFDPATGLSNMAGIVDVQRLVRATPALAQRVATFRERSEDLLATELITQTGDPGLTPRLAAAQIIAVRHTLIAENNRRMLAGADPKSVLPDALAHAEHAFDLLERGLGDYCTRTAPPA
- a CDS encoding acetyl-CoA C-acyltransferase; protein product: MATSGARRAVIVSGVRTPFVRAFGDYTRMDSIDLADTAVRGLLERTGLPKGEVQAIVWGGVILPSGAPNIAREIALDLQLDPGCEGYTVTRACASGLQAITSAVAAIERGEYDIMIAGGSDSTSNAEVKLPQKIVHAAAPLALGKPKAKDYLSAAAQLAPFIDLVPRRPKIEERTTGEVMGESAEKMARIHGISRAAQDEFAARSHHRAAAAIESGRFDSEVLSVTTPEGKVVDRDGLVRPGTSVGKLSTLAPVFAKGGTVTAGNASPLTDGGSAVLLMSEEKARALGFEPLAAFRSWSFVSVDPRDQVLIGPAISMPRALDKAGLSLADIDFVDIHEAFAAQTLSVVSALASDEWAKTRLDRDTAVGEIDPATLNVHGGSVSLGHPFGATGARMVTTMANELARTGKSTALLGICAAGGIGASAVLERV